A region of Trachemys scripta elegans isolate TJP31775 chromosome 24, CAS_Tse_1.0, whole genome shotgun sequence DNA encodes the following proteins:
- the PSMD4 gene encoding 26S proteasome non-ATPase regulatory subunit 4, giving the protein MVLESTMVCVDNSEYMRNGDFLPTRLQAQQDAVNIVCHSKTRSNPENNVGLITLANNCEVLTTLTPDTGRILSKLHSVQPKGKITFCTGIRVAHLALKHRQGKNHKMRIIAFVGSPVEDNEKDLVKLAKRLKKEKVNVDIINFGEEEANTDKLTAFINALNGKDGTGSHLVTVPPGPSLADALISSPILAGEGGAMLGLGASDFEFGVDPSADPELALALRVSMEEQRQRQEEEARRAAAASAAEAGITATGGDDSDDALLKMTITQQEFGRAGLPDLSSMTEEEQIAYAMQMSLQGPEFAQAESGEVDSTAAMDTSEPTKEEDDYDVMQDPEFLQSVLENLPGVDPNNEAIRNAMGSLASQASKENKDKKEEEKK; this is encoded by the exons ATGGTGCTGGAGAGCACTATGGTCTG TGTTGACAACAGTGAGTACATGAGAAATGGGGACTTTTTACCTACTCGCCTGCAAGCCCAGCAAGATGCTGTCAACATTGTGTGCCACTCGAAAACCCGTAGCAACCCAGAGAACAACGTGGGGCTCATTACCTTAGCTAA taACTGTGAAGTGTTGACCACACTTACCCCAGACACGGGACGGATCCTTTCCAAATTACACTCGGTGCAACCCAAAGGGAAAATTACCTTCTGTACAGGAATCCGAGTTGCTCAT CTGGCTTTGAAACATCGTCAAGGCAAAAATCACAAGATGCGCATCATTGCCTTTGTTGGGAGCCCTGTGGAAGATAACGAGAAAGAT CTGGTGAAACTGGCAAAGCGCcttaaaaaggagaaagtaaatGTTGACATTATCAACTTTGGAGAAGAG GAAGCCAACACAGACAAGCTGACTGCCTTCATTAACGCCTTAAACGGCAAGGATGGGACTGGTTCCCACCTGGTGACTGTGCCCCCTGGCCCTAGCCTTGCCGATGCCCTCATTAGTTCCCCCATTTTGGCTGGGGAGGGCGGTGCCATGCTTGGCCTTGGCGCCAGCGACTTTGAGTTTGGAGTGGATCCCAGCGCGGACCCAGAACTGGCTCTG GCGCTGCGTGTGTCCATGGAGGAGCAGAGGCAGCGGCAGGAGGAAGAGGCCaggagagctgcagctgcttccgcTGCTGAGGCAGGAATTACAGCCACTGGTGGGGATG ATTCGGACGATGCCTTATTGAAGATGACGATCACCCAGCAGGAGTTTGGTAGAGCTGGCCTGCCCGACCTTAGCAGCATGACAGAAGAGGAGCAGATTGCTTATGCCATGCAGATGTCTCTGCAAGGGCCAG AGTTCGCCCAAGCTGAATCAGGAGAAGTTGATAGCACTGCAGCCATGGACACATCAGAACCTACCAAG GAGGAAGATGATTACGACGTGATGCAGGATCCGGAGTTCCTACAGAGCGTGCTTGAAAACCTGCCTGGCGTCGACCCCAACAACGAGGCCATCCGCAACGCTATGGGTTCCTTGGCCTCGCAGGCCTCCAAGGAGAACAAGgacaaaaaggaagaggagaagaagtGA